GTGTTGCCTACGAAAACGCCGCGCTTCGCACATTCCGCCAAATCGATGTTCTCGTGGCCGACCGCCAGATTGCATACCCCGCGGATCTGCGAGCCCGCGGCATCGAGAAACTCCGCATCCACCTTGTCGGAATACATCGATATGACGACATCGGCTCCGCGAACATGGCGCAGAAGCCCCGCCCGATCCAGGCGGTCGGCGGGCCCGTTCTTGAGCACAACATCGATTCCCGGCGACTCAATCGAAAGCCTGCCGGGAACTTCACGCGTCGCAACAACGAGCGCCGATTTCAGCGGTGGCCGCGGATTCATGGGCGATAGCCTATGACAGTTGACCGAATCTGATCGGTGGGAGAGCCATGATCCGCATCATCCATTGGAACATTCTGCATGGCGGCGGATCGAGAAGGATGCCCGAGATCATCCTCAACCTGCTCGCCCAGAAGCCGGACCTGATACTGCTCTCTGAATATCGAACGACAGTCGGTGGACAGATTCGAGGGGTTCTCGCCGATCACGGCCTCGAACATCAACGGTCTTCTCTTCCGGCTGCCCACAAGAACGGATTGATGTGGGCTTCGCGCTTTCCGCTTGAGGTGCCGCCGAGCCCAGCTCCGGCGACGCACGGACTCGGCACCCGCTGGCTGGAGGTGATCGTCGAAGGACACGATCTGCACCTGACCGGCCTTCATATTCCGGACGACTCTCGACCGGCGGCACGCGCGGTTTGCTGGCGGGCGATTGTGAATCACGCCCGTATCCAGAAGGATAAATCTCACATTTTTTTGGGAGATTTCAATACCGGGCGTCATGGGCTGGACGAGGAAGGTCGCACGTTCACCTGCACCAGCCAGCTCGGTGCCGTCTGCACGCTCGGGTACGCTGACGCCTTCCGGGTTTTCTCCCCCCGCGCGAGAGAATGGACGTGGAAAGCACCGCTCGGTTCGCGCGCAAGACCTGCAAGCACAGCACTTTCCGGCGGTTTTCGGCTGGATTCCGCGTTGGTGTCTCCCCCACTTGTTTCCCGCCTTGCGCGAGCAGATTACATCCATTCCGTGCGGAAAACGGGCATTTCCGATCACTCCGCCATGGTGGTCGAACTTGACACGGCCGGATCGGGAAAACAAAAATGTGTGGATTTGATGCGGGAAACGGCGATTTTTTGACCCGTCGGACTTGCAGAGCGCGTTGTTCTGCGATACAAACTCCGCGAAATCCCCGTGAAAAACAGTCTTTCACAGGGACCGAGGCGTGTCCGGAGGACACGCGTGTACCGAGTCAATGGAGACGACACACATGGCGAAACCGAAACCCGCAGCAGTCAAAGCCCCGAAACTTGTTCCCGCTCCCAAGGTCCGCAGCAAGGGCGATGTGTACGGCACGATCGCCGCTCACACCGGCCTCGCACGCAAACAAGTCGCCGGTGTGTTCGACACGATGAGCGAAATCATCAAAGCCGACCTCGCCAAGGGCTGCGGCATGTTCGCTGTCCCGGGCATGATGAAGATCACCGTGATCAAGAAGCCCGCGACCAAGGGCGGCATGCGCCCCAACCCGTTCAAGCCGGGCGAAATGATGGAAGTGAAGCCGAAGCCGGCCCGCAAGGTCGTGAAGGTTCGCGCGCTGCGCGCCCTGAAGGCAATGGTCTGATTCGATTCTTTCAGCAGGAATTCGCAACGCCCCGGCCGAAGCTGGGGCGTCTGCTTTTTGCCGGCGATATTTGAAAAGCCCGGCAGGCGTGACACAATCCAGCACATGGGCCGACTGGCACTCGAGACAACGATATTGACCCACGGCGTGCCTCGTGACGCGGCATTGCCGCTCGCGCGCGAACTCGCCGCGATCTGCACGAAAAACGGAGCGGAGCCGGCGCTTGTCGGGGTGTTTCGCGGTCAGCCGATCGCGGGCATGAGCGAGTCACAACTCGTCGAGATGTTGAATTCAGGAGAAGTCGCCAAGGCAAACTCGGCAAACCTCGGCGCGCTGATCTTCCAGCAATCGCATGCTTCGACAACAGTCGCCGCGACGATGGAGATCGCGGCGGGAGCCGGAATCAAAGTCTTTGCGACCGGCGGCATCGGGGGTGTTCACCAGGGATTCGCACAACACCTTGACATCTCCGCCGATCTGCTGGCGTTGACCAGATTTGCGGTGGCCGTGATCGCGAGCGGCGTCAAATCCATCCTGGATGTTCTCGCGACGCGCGAACTTCTGGAAACGCTCGGCGTTCCGGTCATCGGCTTTCAAACGTCCGAGTTTCCCGCGTTCTATTTGAGGGAGTCCGGCGCGGGAGTGGATGCCCGCTTTGACGACGTTCAGAGTCTCGCCGGGTTCATCCGAAAGGAACTCGAGCGAACCGGGCGCGGAATACTGATCGTCAACCCCATTCCGAAAGCGGATGAGTTGGATAGGGCTCAGTTCTCGGGTTGGCTCGATTCGGCACGGTCCGAACTTGGAGACGCTGCCAAGGGCCGCCAAGCGACTCCGGCTTTGCTGGCAAGGCTGCACGCGTTATCGGGGGGAAAGACGCTCGAAGCGAACTTGGCGTTGATCCGTTCGAATGTCGAAGTCGGCTCGCGCCTTGCTGCCGCGTTAGGTAATCACTAACTAGATTTGGGTGTTCTCGGAATGGGGTAAGCACCTCGCCTTCACCGAAGTTTCGCGCCAAAACGACAGTGACTGAGCCGCTTGCCGGGCTGATTCTGGTACAATTGTTAAGAAGTCAGCGGACGGGGGAGTTGAGAGAACCCTTCGCAGGAACAACCCGCCGCCGTTGGCACAGATCCGGGTTCCCGAGTACTCGTGGTGCGCGAAAACTGCGCATGCATGAATTGGTATCGAAGCGTCGGAATTTTTTCAGCAAGGAGAATGAGAATGGATCGGAAGGCGAATCTGCTCGCGCTCGTTATCGTCGCCGGCCTCGCGGCCCCGGCAATGGCCCAAGACAGCATTTCAAAGAACGCAAACGGGGGCAACGGCCTCCCGGGCGATGCGCTGAACTGGACCGACTCGCTCGCGCAGCGCGGCCGGTATGTGGTTGAGTCGCAGCGCTTGACCACCTCGTGGGGCGTGAAGTTCGGCATTGTCCCGCTCATCAAGACCGACCGTCCGACCAATGCGACCCAGACCACTTCGTTCTTCAACAACCTGGCGGGCTCGTTCGGTCTCAGCCGCACGCAGCGAGTGGCGAATTTCCGCGGCACGAGCTATACCTACTGGCAAGCGGCGACGGCCGGATTGAATCCGACGCAGAACGACCAGACTCTGAACTATGCGCCGCTGACTCCTGCCGGTTCTTCGTTCCAGTTCGGCGCATTCGTCAACCAGTTCGGCGCTGCCGACGCTCCGTCCTCCACCGTGAACTCCAGCATCGGTGCGGTCGTCAACTACGCGCCGGACAACATCCGCCGGTTCTACGTCGATCGCTCGCTGCTCGCTTCCAGCAGCCCGACCGGTAACGCCAGCGACAATAACGGCTCGCTGTCCACGGGCGCCGCGGATTCGAATGGTCTGTTCACGCTGCGTGCCGACAACAACGGCGGCAACTCGGCGACGACCCAGCGCATTCAGGGACAAAACGTGCTCCGCACGAACCTGCTCGCCCGAAACAACGCGATCAACACCCTTTTCGGAAGCGGCGCGAACACCGCTGCCGCTGACGCCGCGGCGACTGCGTTCGTGGTCAACGGCTACACCGGCGGCACGATTTCGATCCCGAGCATGCTCCCGGCTTCGCTCGCGCAGGGTGGAAACGCCCGCTACCTTGGGCCGGACTTCAACAAGGCCTTCGAGTATGAACCCGTCGTCGGCGGTCCGGTGACGATCCTCCCGCCGGCGTCGAGCTATCTCGCAACGGTTTCGACGACGTCCGGCCAGCCGATTGGCGGAACCTATCCCGACCATCGCGGCTCGATTTGCGTTTATCCGGGCTCCCTTTTCGGAGGCGGGTCGGTCGCTACCGCCGCGGTTCTCGCCCGCAGCGGCGCTCAGGGCCCGAACAACGACTACATCTCGATCTGGGGCGTGAACAACGATTCCAGCATCACCGCGGGGAAGGTGTACGCCCTGCCGGTTCCGACGAGCATCACGATGAATCGCTCCCCGGCAACCGACAATTCTCCGATCGGTCCGACAATCTTCCAGACGATTACGAATCCGGCATTTCCGCCGACCGTGATCACCGCGACAAATATTACTTTCGGCGGCGCGCTCGCCGGGCACCAGGGCGCAACGGCTTTCCAGGGCGGCAATTCGCAGGTCGCCATCGGCAAGGATCTGCAGGGTCGCGGGCTTGTCGCCGGGCTCTACTACGAAAACTTCAATATGCCCAACGGTGACACGACGCCCACGCCGAACAACGCCATCATCGTCGGTCGATTTGATCCGAACAATCCGGCGGGAGTCCAGTGGACTGTCGTCGCGTGGACCTACGCGAACGGCGCCACGGTTTCCGAGTGCGACGGATCGCCGATCCGCGGCGATTGGGGCAACTACGGCAATGAGTCCTCCTCGCAGCCCAGCCCCGGCCAGTTCGACGGGAAGGTTGATTTGAATCCCGTCTCTGCCGTGTACGACCGCCCGATCGGTCGCCTGCAGCCTTCGCTGAGCTTCCCCGGTCCGTCGGTCCTCGGCTCGCCCGCGCTTTCGATGCCGGCGTTCGACTCGGTCGGCAACGTCTGGTTTACCGCTCGCGTTGCGGCGATCAACACGTACAGCACAACGACCCAATCGACTTTCAGCCGATACAACAGTGCTCTCATCCGCGGCGTCTACAACCCCGACACCTTTACCTACGACCTCGAACTCGTCGCCGAATTCGGCGATCGAATTCTCGGCAAGAACTCGCTGACTCGTTACTCGATCGGCGGATTCATCTTCGCCGCGGCCAACAACGCGACCTCGCCTTCGACGTTCTTCTCGAGCAGCGTCGCTCCGTATGCCGACCGCAACATGAACGTTGCCAGCGCCATCTCGAACGGCGACATCGTGAACTGGGGCAACAACGGCGCCGTCATCGACCCGCGCACGCTCGGCGGGTTGGTCCTCGGCGGCAACTTCCTCTACGACGTTGACGGCGACAACCAGTTCCAGGATCCTTCGGGCACGAACCCGTCGAACCCGAACTCGGTGGACGAGCAGTACTCGGGCCTGTTCTACATCAACTTCCGTTCGTGCGACGCCGACTTCAACGGCGACACCTTCGTTGACGATGCCGACTTCGTGATCTTCGCACAGGCGTACAACAACCTGCTCGACACCTTCGGCGACCTCAACTTCGACAACCTGACCGACGACTCCGATTTCGTGATCTTCGCTCAGGCGTACGACCAGCTCCTCTGCGTCCTGCAGCCGAATTGATCGACGTTCGATTTCGTATGAACTGTCCCGCCCCCGGGCTCAACCGCCCGGGGGCGGCTTTGCAAAGAACCTGTTGAACTTTCCGTCGGGGCGGAAAGGAAAATCAAGGAGTTGATCTTGGATTTTCGAAACGCCGCCTTCTTCCTCTGTTTGGCTTCCGGCACTCTGGCGCACGCTCAGTGGAATCCCGCGAATCGTCAATGGGGCAAAGACGATCCGGATGATTACCGAGTGATGACGTTCAACATTCAGGATCGCGTTTGCTCAACAAATGCGAAGCAGGAGGGTCAGAATTCGTGGACGGCCATTGCGGTCCAAATCGCCGCGGTGCGCCCCGACGTGCTCGTGATGGTCGAGTGCGGCGACAATTCCGGGAACGGAACGGGAATCGCGCAGGGATACAACACGGTCGATACCGTCGCCCGGTTGACGACAACGCTTGATCTGCTCGTGCACGGCGGCACAGACCCCTATGTCGCCGGCAACCCGACCGTAACGGCGTACGTGACAAAGTATGCCCCGGGCTACGACCTGCCGTACATCTATGTCTCTGATCAAGACGACACGTTCAACCGGAACGTGGTGCTTTCGAGATTTCCGCTCACTGATCTCAACGGAGATTTTCGAACCGCGATCGGCACGTTCACGCTTTCCGCCGACGCGGCGGTTCCGTACTACACGGCCGGCAACGCCGGGGTTCGCGGTTACCTGTTCGCGGAAATCAACCTGCCCGATGATCGATACGGCGGCGACTTTGTGATGGGCGGCGGGCATCTCAAGTCTGGAAGCAATACCTCGGATCTTGCTGACCGCTTGGCGGCCAGTCAGCGCATCGCGTACTACATCGACGCGGTTTTCAACGGACTCGGCGGCTCAACTCCCGATCCACACTTTAAGTGCAGCAATTTCCCGCGCCCGACCAAGGTGCTCACGGCGCAGACCCCTGTAGTTTGGGCGGGCGACTTCAACGAAGATGAACTCACAAACGGACGCGATGGCCCGGCGCTCTGGATGACCCGGGCGGCAGTTGCAAGTCCGGGCGGGACGGACGGCACCGATCGCGATCGCACCGACAGCAGCTATGACGATTCCCGCGATCCGTTCACAAACAATCGCAATACGCAGGGTTCGGGTTCCAACAACAAGCTCGACTACATCTGCTGGCAGGATTCGATCGCCGTTTTGCGCCGCTCCTTCGTGTTCCGACCGAGCACGATGCCATCAACCGCCACTCCTCCCGAACTCGCCGGATATCCGGGACTGTGGTTCAATATTTCTTCGTGGACGGATCATCGAGCCGTCGTCGCGGACTTTGTCTTGCCCGCGCCCGAAACTCCTTCCGGACACGCGTTGGTGAGCCCCGGTGATGCGGCGCAGAATCTTGAAACGCCGGCGAGCCTCGCTTGGACCTCCGGCGCTCGCGTCACAACCTATTCCGTCGTGCTATCCGAGAACAGCGATCTCTCGTCTCCGATCTACACCGCCGCGGTTCCCGCAACCGGACCGTACACGGTTCAGATCCCGGCCGGTCTGCTTTCGAACTGCGGCACGTATTACTGGAGCGTGTCCGCGACCAATCGTGGCGGCACGGCGCCATCACCGAGCGGCGTCTGGAGTTTTCAGGTGCGAGGCATCTGCGACCTGAATCTGGACGGATTCGTCGACGACGCCGACTTTGTCGCTTTTGCGATCGCTTACGACGTGTTCGAAACGACGGACGGCGATTTCAATGGCGACGGTTTCACCGATGATTCGGACTTCGTGATCTTCGCGGCGGCGTACGACGCCCTGCTCGCCTGTCCCTGATCAAAGCACGTGCTTCCTGAGAGCTTCCGGTTACGGACGAACAAACGGGTTCGACTTCATTTCGCGTCCGATGTCTGTTTGCGGCCCGTGCCCCGGAAAGCACCTGGTCTCCGGCGGAAGTGTGTACAACCGCTCGCGGATGCTCTTCGACAAATCTTGGAAGCTGCATCCCGGGAAATCTGTTCGCCCGATCGACCCTGCGAACAGCGCGTCGCCGACGAATGCGACGCCGTGATTGGCGCTCCACAACGTGACGCTGCCGGGAGAGTGACCGGGAGTGTGAAGCACTTTCCACGGACCTCCGGGCAGGTCCAGTTGATCGCCATCCCGAAGCCCCCGATCGCACTTGGGTGCGGTGACGGGCATTCCGGCCGCGGCGCTTAGGTTGAGCTCCGGGTCGAGCAGCCACTGCGTTTCGTTTTCGTGAATCCAGATGGGCAACTCAGGGAACGTCTCGCGGAGCAGGCGAGCACCGGCAATGTGGTCGAGGTGAGCGTGTGTCAGAACAAGCGCAATCGGCTTGAGCTTTCCTTCACGCACAATTTCCGCGAGCTGCGCACTCCCGAAACCCGCATCCACAATGAAGCATTCCGTCGATCCGATTTCCGAAACGACGTAGCAGTTTGTCTCGAAGGGTCCGAGGGGCACCCCCTGAATCTGCAGGCGGGAACGGGCGCTCATGCGTGAGAATAGGATGGGCTACAACCAGTGAAGGAGTGCTTCCATGCCCGCGGCACAAGGCGTTATCCGAAACATCAACTCTGTTCCGACCAATCCGGTTCAGATGGCGGGAGTCAACGGCGCCGAGATGGCGATCATGGTCGGAAGGGAACACGGTGCGCCGAATTTCGCGCTCCGGCATTTTCGCGTTTCGCCGGGCGGCAACACTCCCCGGCACAGCCACGACTACGAGCATGAAGTCTTCATCGTCGACGGCGGCGGGACGGTCCTTCTCAACGGAACGGAACAGGCGGTTCGTTCCGGCGACGTGATCTATGTCCCGGCAAATCAGGAACACCAGTTCAAAGCGGATGCGAGCGCCGGACTGCGGTTTCTTTGCCTCGTACCCGTCACGCGCGACTGCGGAGACCCGACTCCCGGCGCCTAGATGCTCGAACCGGTCGGGCGAGATTTCGCCGATCGCTCGCCCATCCACGCGTGCCAAAGGAGCAAGGCGATCCCGATCAAGAGAAACAAGTCGGCAACGTTCGAGACGTAGGGCCACACTTCGCGATTGGTCCCCCACCACGTCACCTTGGGCAGCGGGTGGATGAAGTCGCGCACGCAGCCATAGATGAGCCGGTCGTAGAGATTCCCGAGACCGCCTGCGAGAATCAGCCCCAAGCCGATATGCGACAACCGATCCCGGCTGCGCGTCGCAAAGACAAACACCCCGAGCCCGAACGCGACGGCCACAATCGTCACGATGATAAAGAACACGGTTCTTCCCGCCCCGATCCCGAAAACGGCGCCCGGGTTCAAGACAAGGGTGAAATTGAGAATCGAAGGGATGATGACCATCGGCCGATGGGGAGGAATAAGCGCCGAGAGAGGCGAGACGCTCAGGGCTTGCTCACGCGTGAATTCCACGGGCGCCCCGGCGATCGTTGCAAACGCCCAGTACTTTGAGAACAGATCGATCGCCAGCCCGATCACAATCACGCCGAGCAGAAGCGCCCACGACGTGATAGATCTGGATGCAGGCACCGACATCCTCGCGGATTCACCCGGCGCGGCAGAGTTCGAAACAGTTGCAGAGTTTTCCATCGCAAAGATCGGGAGAAATCGGAGCCCTACGGGCGGGTCATCTGCTGCCGCTCGAGCATTCTTGCAGCTTCGATGGAGTATCGCGCCCAAGGCAGCTCCTCGAGCCGGTCCGCCTTGATCGGCTTTCCGGTTAGCTCGCACACTCCGTATGTCCCTTCTTCGATGCGTTTGAGAGCATCCTCGATTTCCTTGATCAGCTTGCGGTCCGCCGCGGCAAGGTCCAGCGCGAGCGATTGATCGAACGTGTCGCTTCCCTGTTCGGCGATGTGCTGCGGAAGATTCGAGAGGGAACCCGATTGGCCCCGGAGCGCCTCTTGCTCCATATTCGAAACATCCCCAACCAGCTCGAGGCGCTTGCGGATGAGCACCGCCTTGTAGTGTTCGAGCTGCTTTTTGTCGAACGGAGATTTGGCCTTGATTTCGGGCAGCTCTTCATGCTGAACGCCACCCTGGTAACCGAGCGGCACACCGGATCCCTTGAGCGCCGGCCCCGAAGGGATCAACGGCTTGCGCGATTTGCCCGCGCCGAACAAGCTCCCAGCAAGGTTGGAAATCGAAGACGGGATCGAAGGCTTGGCCTTGACCTTCTTGACGGGCTTTGGCGTGACGATCGTGATTCCCTTGCGCAGCGGCTTTTTGGCGTTCGCGGCACTCGCTGCTGAGGGGGATGGCGCCTTCGCGGTTTTTGCCGCGGTCTTTGGCGCCGGCTTGGGCGCGGGTTTCTTTGCCGCGGCGGCCGGTTTCGAAGGTTTCGACGATTTGGCGGCCGGTTTGGCTTTGGTGCTCTTTGCTGATTTCTGCGCCACGAATTCCTCCGCCCTCTCTGACGCCATCGCGCGGCATCCAAACCGCCGCAGGGACCAAAATTCCCTTCAGCTAGTTCTACGGCGGGGCAAGGGTAGATGGTCGCGCTGTCCCGGTCAAAAGCCGCCGACCCGGGCTGCTGCGCTACGCCGGTGCCTGTTCGAGGAACTCTCCCATCCGCCGGAATCGCTCATAACGGGCGTTGACAAGCTCGTCGGCGCTTCGCCCCTTAAGTTCCTGAAGTTCGCGAACGATCCACTCGGCAAGGTTGTTGGCAGTTCCTCGCGGGTCGCGATGGGCGCCACCGAGAGGCTCGGGAATGATGTCGTCCACGATTCCCAATTCGAGGTTGTCGGCCGCGGTCAATTTCAGGCTCTTCGCGGCAGCGGTATTGGTCTGCTCGTTGGCTTCCTTCCAAAGAATCGCGGCGCATCCCTCGGGGCTGATCACCGAGTACCAGGCGTGCTGGAGCATCGCGACGCGGTCCGCAACCGCGATTCCGAGTGCGCCGCCCGATCCGCCCTCACCGATGACGATGCTGACGATCGGCACGCGAAGCCTGCTCATCTCACGGAGATTGACGGCAATCGCTTCGGCTTGCCCGCGCTGCTCGGCTCCGAGACCCGGGTAGGCCCCCGGCGTATCGACGAGGGTGACGATGGGCAGCCCGAATTTCTCCGCGAGCTGCATCTTGAGCAGGGCTTTTCGATACCCCTCCGGGTGAGCGCACCCGAAGTGACACGCGATCTTTTCGCTGGTTTCTCGCCCCTTTTGGTGCCCGATGAGCATGACTTTGATCGGCCCGATGCGGCACATGCCGCAGACCAGCGCGGGGTCGTCGCCGAAGCGCCGGTCTCCGTGCATCTCACCGAAATCTCGGGCCATGAGATCGATGTAGTCGCGAGTTTGCGGCCGCAACGGATGGCGAGCCACCCGCACGGTCTGCCACGCGGTCAGTTTCGAGTAGATTTCGGTCAGCATTCCCGCCCGTTCGGCACGCAGAGTTTGAGCCTGCGACCGGAGGGATTCGATCCCGAGCGCCTGCGCCGGATCAGGCTCCTCCACCCGAATCCGCGATTCGATCTCTTCAATTTTCTGGTCGAGTTCGAGCAGGGGCTTTTCGAAGTCGAGCTGGTAATACGTTGCCATCGGGGGGAAGTTTATGAGGCTCCCGCCCGCTAGGCTCAGGGGCTATGCCCGCCCCAACCACGCCGCGATCCGCTTCGCCGATTCTCGCCAGCTCCTCCTGGTGCATCATCGGGGGTGGGAACATGGCCGGCGCCATCGTGCGTGGGGCGATCGCTTCGGGACAGATCGGTCCCGATCGATTCGTGATCGTTGAACCGGAAGAGTCCAAGCGTCTCGAGTTTGGAAGAGCGGGCATCCGAGTTTTTGCGACGGCGAGTGAGGGCGCACGAGCTGTGGAAGAGATCGAATCGCCCGCTTCGAGCGGACATTTTCTGCTCGCGGTCAAACCGCAGGTCTTTCCGCGAGTCGAAGCCGATCTTCGGGGTCTGCTCGATTCGGCTCCGCGCCGGGTCGTCTCGATCATGGCCGGGCTGTCGACGTCGCTTCTCCAATCTGCGCTTGGGACAAGCGCTCGCGTGATCAGACTGATGCCCAACACTCCGGCGCAAATCCGGCGTGGAACCACGGCGTGGGCCCCCGGGTCGAGCGCGGTCGCGGGTGATGAGGCGGCAACCATTGAGCTGTTTGAAACTCTCGGAATGACAGTTCGGCTCGAAGAGCGTTTGCTCGACGCGTTCACCGCGGTCGCGGGAAGCGGTCCGGCTTACTTGTTCTACTTGGCGGAATCGATGATCACGGCCGCCGTTCGCGAGGGGATCGAACCCAATGCCGCCTCTGCAATCGTTCGATCCGTGCTTGCGGGCGCGTCCGAATTGCTGCTTACCAAGTCCGAGCAAACTCCTCTGGAGCTACGAAAGAGCGTCACCAGCAAGGGCGGAACGACCGAAGCGGCCATCTCGGTTTTTGACTCGAACAAAGTGAATGACATTCTGACGCGTGCGATCGCGGAAGCGACGGCCCGGGGCAAGCAGCTCTCGAACGAACCGCCGAATCGCTAGAAATCCCGGCGCAGAAAAATCACGCAGGCGATTCCGAGCACCGCGGCTTCAAAGGCGATGGAAGTTCCAAGGACCCACCAAACCGAGCGCGATCGGATGATCTCCGTGTGCTTCTTCGTGACTTCCGGGGGGAAACCCTGCGGGCCTCTTCTTCCTTCGGGCCGGTCGGCTTCGTCGTCGGCCTTGTCTGGCTTCTCGCCCGTGCGCTGATTGCGGCGTTCGACCCGCCGTTCCTCCTGCGCGTCCGCAAGTCGCGTCACCTCATCGAGAGACGTCAGCTCGCGCTCGAGTATTCCCATGGTCTCGGCGGTTTTCGGGAGCACCGTTTTAAGCGCGAAAATGCCGGTGTGCCAGCGACTGAGAAGCGATTGAGACTCCTGATATTCCTTCAGGCTTGACTTGTTTGTCTGGCGACGCAGCTCCAGTCCGGTGAGCGCCGCCTGCGCCGTGGCGATGTGCGACTGCCGATCCGCGCGTGCTTCGGCGGTCTCATCCGGCGGTGACTCAGAGAGCCGCTTGATCGTCTCCTCTTGTTTCGCGATCGACGCCGCGAGCGGTTCGATTTTCTTTTCGATCGCGGCGACCCGATGTTCGGCATTCAGGCGGAAGAGCAGCAGCGACTGCTCCGCGTTGTTCAGGATGAACACGACAAACCAGAACAGAACGGTGAGCAGCAGAGCCGCGATCGTCGATCGAGTGACGAGCCCGATGAGCGCACACACGCAGTAAAGAAAGCTGAAGACAAGCAGGACCAGGGGGATCGCGAGAAAGATGCGCCATTCCCACGAGTCACCGCGGATGCCGATGACCAGAAAACTGGCAACGGAGAAGACGCCGACCTGCAAAGCGACAAAGAGCAGTCCGGTCGAATACTTGGTCAGGAAAAGACGCAAACGCCCGATCGGCTTGGAAAGCGAAAGGTCGATGCTGCCGCCCGAGACGAATTCCGGAATCAGCGAGGCAGTCGAGACCAGCGCGAGAATCGTCGCGGCCCAGGCGAGCCAGACGTTGAAACCGAACTGAATGAAAATAAGCTTGTAGAAGAACGCGGGAGAAACGATCGAGCTGTTGAAGACGTCGAATGGAAAAGTCCACCACAGAACGGTGAGTCCGCGCTCGTTGATGCCGACGCACGCGATCGCGAGGACGACGATCGCGGAGAGAATCAGCGTGATCCAGAACATCTTCCGCGCGTTCAGTTCGCGATATGCATCGACGAGCATCGCCAGAGTCTGAGTGAGGATCATCACGCGCCCTCTTTCGCGCCGGGGGCAAGTGTTTGACCCGTCAGCGGATCGGTAACTGCCTCAAGAAACAAATCTTCGAGTGACGGGCGGATCGGCTTGACCACTCTGATCGTGAGACGCGCGGCCCGGAGGGCATCGAGCAAGGGCTGCACGACTGAGGCGTCGGCAGAATTCACCTTGAGCTGAGCAGGCGAATGGGCCGTACCGAGGTTCACGTTCAATCGTTCGCCTCCGGGCAATGTGCCGGCGAGATCCCCGGGACGCAGCCACGCCGAGAGTGC
The DNA window shown above is from Phycisphaeraceae bacterium and carries:
- a CDS encoding ABC transporter permease; amino-acid sequence: MMILTQTLAMLVDAYRELNARKMFWITLILSAIVVLAIACVGINERGLTVLWWTFPFDVFNSSIVSPAFFYKLIFIQFGFNVWLAWAATILALVSTASLIPEFVSGGSIDLSLSKPIGRLRLFLTKYSTGLLFVALQVGVFSVASFLVIGIRGDSWEWRIFLAIPLVLLVFSFLYCVCALIGLVTRSTIAALLLTVLFWFVVFILNNAEQSLLLFRLNAEHRVAAIEKKIEPLAASIAKQEETIKRLSESPPDETAEARADRQSHIATAQAALTGLELRRQTNKSSLKEYQESQSLLSRWHTGIFALKTVLPKTAETMGILERELTSLDEVTRLADAQEERRVERRNQRTGEKPDKADDEADRPEGRRGPQGFPPEVTKKHTEIIRSRSVWWVLGTSIAFEAAVLGIACVIFLRRDF